A window of Chitinophaga sp. MM2321 contains these coding sequences:
- a CDS encoding TonB-dependent receptor encodes MKLTTVLLLFFIFKVSANSYAQKVTIVKKNVPLLEVFKAIEQQTGFMFFYDKGLIQKTSPIDITVKNATIDQALTACLKGQQLTYAIVKNTIVIRLKKAYISDILLNITGASAVAPPIDITGRVVNKAGNPLQGVSVVIVGTKKGTTTDSDGRFRLTVADGNDVLGISSLGYQMKTVKVDKLTDINVTLEEDITGLNDVVVVGYGTQKRSDITGAIGGLTTESLNDNKQTDVLSALQGKMAGVQISSQSGELGSGFNIRVRGATSLNGSSTPLFVIDGIAIDLNSSEIAGSSLGTSTTPNPLGNINPADIESIEVLKDASATAIYGSRGANGVVLVTTKSGKAGKTVISYDGNLSIGQISKKLDVLGVQEYYEFRKTKFGLTDSLVSKMDVDKDGIVDVQGHNWQDEIYQNSLSQNHTVSLSGGSKTTLFSASLNYLRDQSVIRINTNDRYGARLRLDHNVNEAFKVGVNVNTSISSLNGATNSGGSFSGVTDRILFSRPVEIYTVEDANNGYEDYVSPFNDIVKAYKNVTTSKTLLNAYATYKINKELTLNITGGGTLSNSKGKEFYGSNTTPGVSANGKAFLQDINSYNWTNTSQLSYRKRFNANHNLDVMGAFEMSSYNFQSNNLSAQDFPDQSVGINDISKAQLVNSIKSNRWKNNRLSYITRANYSLMNRYLLTATFRADGSDKFGKNNKWGYFPSAAIGWRVTEEGFMKNQRLFDNLKARLSYGVTGNEGIPAYSYLPLLENSYYATGGKAQFGQAIVNPGNPDLKWEESTQYNAGLDMAMAKGRIELTADYYVRQVKNMLVKRVLPSQSAYNYQWQNAARIDNRGFEFGLATRNIDTKSFHWNTSLNVTFDRSKVVSLGGAESLPIAGPGDIPTWGRITIGQPVGTGYGYVLDGVYQLNDFTWQGDSDPTVEPGLRVYELKPGVVSFNGAKVKPGSYKFKDLTGDNVVDDSDMRIISQSQPKFTGGITNTFSYKNFDLSFFVEGVHGRQVLNTIKLYLTSYNNNKNISTDFYHNRWTEDNPTNEYGTFSTSNATALYPSSFYVEDASYLRLKSLTVAYNVPGKYTSRAGISRARVYFTGNNLLTWTNYSGYDPEVNWRNDLLTGLDNLAFPRMRTFIFGATVTF; translated from the coding sequence ATGAAGTTAACAACTGTATTACTGTTATTTTTCATATTCAAGGTTAGCGCGAATAGTTATGCGCAAAAGGTTACCATCGTTAAAAAGAATGTTCCTTTACTGGAAGTATTCAAAGCTATTGAGCAGCAGACCGGGTTCATGTTTTTTTATGATAAGGGGCTGATACAGAAGACCTCACCGATCGATATTACCGTTAAGAACGCGACGATTGATCAGGCTTTGACAGCTTGTCTGAAAGGTCAGCAACTTACTTATGCCATTGTTAAGAATACGATCGTAATCCGCTTGAAAAAAGCATATATATCTGATATTCTTTTAAATATTACCGGGGCCAGTGCGGTAGCTCCTCCCATTGATATTACCGGGAGAGTCGTCAATAAGGCGGGCAATCCTTTACAGGGTGTATCTGTAGTGATAGTCGGTACTAAAAAAGGAACGACTACAGATAGCGACGGGCGGTTTAGACTAACGGTAGCCGACGGAAATGATGTATTAGGGATTTCCAGTCTGGGATATCAAATGAAAACCGTAAAAGTTGATAAACTGACTGACATTAATGTCACACTGGAGGAGGATATTACCGGCCTGAATGATGTGGTGGTGGTAGGATATGGAACCCAGAAACGGTCGGATATCACTGGTGCTATCGGTGGACTGACAACGGAATCATTAAACGATAACAAACAAACGGATGTACTGAGCGCCCTCCAGGGAAAAATGGCTGGCGTGCAAATCAGCTCGCAGTCAGGTGAGCTAGGATCAGGCTTCAATATCAGGGTACGCGGTGCTACTTCCCTGAATGGGTCGTCCACACCCCTGTTTGTGATAGATGGTATTGCGATAGACCTGAACTCAAGTGAGATTGCGGGTTCTTCGCTGGGAACTTCGACCACCCCCAATCCGCTGGGTAATATTAACCCGGCAGACATCGAGTCTATTGAAGTATTGAAGGATGCTTCTGCTACTGCTATCTACGGGTCAAGAGGCGCGAACGGCGTGGTACTGGTTACCACCAAATCGGGAAAGGCCGGCAAAACGGTTATTAGCTATGATGGAAACCTCAGTATAGGTCAGATCAGCAAGAAGTTAGACGTTTTGGGTGTCCAGGAATATTATGAGTTCCGGAAAACAAAATTTGGACTAACCGATTCGCTGGTGTCAAAAATGGATGTGGATAAAGATGGTATTGTCGATGTACAGGGGCATAACTGGCAGGATGAAATATACCAGAACTCTTTATCACAAAATCATACGGTATCGCTTAGCGGTGGAAGCAAAACAACGCTCTTTTCCGCCAGCCTCAATTATCTGAGAGATCAGTCGGTGATTCGCATTAATACGAATGACCGGTATGGTGCCCGGTTAAGACTGGATCACAACGTAAATGAAGCATTTAAAGTAGGCGTCAATGTAAATACCTCTATTTCATCCCTGAATGGTGCTACGAATAGTGGTGGCTCCTTCTCCGGGGTAACAGACCGGATTCTTTTTTCCCGTCCTGTGGAAATATATACGGTGGAGGATGCCAATAATGGTTATGAAGATTACGTTTCGCCGTTTAATGATATTGTGAAAGCATATAAGAATGTAACCACCAGTAAAACCCTCCTGAACGCTTACGCTACTTACAAGATCAACAAAGAACTTACACTGAATATCACCGGTGGGGGTACCTTATCTAATTCAAAAGGTAAAGAGTTCTACGGCTCCAATACTACGCCTGGTGTAAGTGCCAATGGTAAGGCGTTTTTGCAGGATATTAATTCCTATAACTGGACAAATACCAGCCAACTTAGCTATCGTAAAAGATTTAATGCCAATCATAACCTGGATGTGATGGGCGCCTTTGAGATGAGTTCATATAATTTCCAGAGCAACAATCTGAGTGCACAGGATTTTCCGGATCAGAGTGTGGGTATAAATGATATATCCAAAGCGCAGTTGGTCAATAGTATCAAATCAAACCGCTGGAAAAATAACCGCTTGTCTTATATCACCAGGGCGAATTATTCTTTGATGAACAGGTATTTGCTGACGGCTACTTTCCGTGCAGATGGTTCGGATAAATTTGGTAAAAACAACAAATGGGGATATTTCCCCAGTGCAGCGATTGGTTGGAGAGTTACGGAAGAAGGTTTCATGAAGAATCAGCGTCTTTTCGATAACCTGAAAGCACGGCTGAGTTATGGTGTCACGGGTAATGAGGGCATCCCTGCCTATAGTTATCTCCCACTTCTGGAAAACTCCTATTATGCTACCGGTGGTAAGGCACAATTCGGACAGGCCATCGTGAATCCCGGCAATCCAGACCTGAAATGGGAGGAGAGTACGCAGTACAATGCTGGCCTGGATATGGCAATGGCAAAAGGAAGAATTGAATTGACAGCTGACTACTACGTCCGTCAGGTTAAAAATATGTTGGTTAAAAGGGTGCTGCCATCACAATCCGCCTACAATTATCAATGGCAGAATGCTGCCAGGATTGATAACCGTGGTTTTGAATTTGGTTTAGCTACCCGTAACATCGACACAAAATCTTTCCATTGGAATACTAGCCTTAACGTAACCTTCGATAGAAGCAAGGTCGTAAGTTTGGGTGGTGCCGAAAGTCTGCCGATTGCCGGACCTGGCGATATTCCTACATGGGGACGTATAACTATTGGTCAACCAGTAGGTACAGGATATGGCTACGTACTTGATGGTGTCTATCAGCTGAACGACTTTACCTGGCAGGGTGATAGCGATCCTACCGTTGAGCCGGGGCTCAGAGTCTACGAACTGAAACCTGGTGTTGTTTCCTTTAACGGTGCAAAGGTGAAACCAGGCAGCTATAAATTTAAAGACCTGACGGGTGATAATGTGGTAGATGACAGTGATATGCGGATTATCAGTCAGAGCCAGCCTAAATTCACAGGCGGAATTACCAATACATTCAGCTATAAAAATTTCGATCTGAGCTTCTTTGTAGAAGGAGTGCACGGTAGACAAGTACTGAACACCATTAAGCTGTATCTGACTTCCTATAATAATAACAAGAACATCAGTACGGATTTTTATCATAACCGCTGGACAGAAGACAACCCTACCAACGAATATGGAACGTTTAGTACCAGTAATGCCACAGCGCTGTATCCATCTTCATTTTATGTGGAAGATGCTTCCTATCTCCGCCTGAAAAGCTTAACGGTAGCTTATAATGTTCCCGGTAAGTACACCAGCCGCGCAGGTATCAGCAGGGCAAGAGTCTATTTTACAGGCAATAATCTGCTAACCTGGACGAACTATTCAGGTTATGATCCCGAAGTAAACTGGCGCAATGATCTGTTGACAGGCCTTGATAATCTGGCGTTCCCACGTATGCGAACATTTATTTTTGGCGCCACTGTTACCTTTTAA